The following proteins are encoded in a genomic region of Montipora foliosa isolate CH-2021 chromosome 8, ASM3666993v2, whole genome shotgun sequence:
- the LOC137968506 gene encoding uncharacterized protein: protein MAPLPAERVQIAPPFTNIGLDFTGPLYLKVKEGSKTSTSKAYICIFICEDSRAVHLELLNSMTTEDFLQAFRRMANRRGMAEVIHSDNQTTFHKAAKVFKASTQRMKLAKIDPSVVENKLADQGVKWKFITERASHRGGQWERVCRQLKEPLRKVLGRAFLTYTEMMTVLTDIEAMINSRPLTYIGDDIRDGRIITPALLAIGRDLERLPDNPPRKADVSLSERYRYQQRLQNHFWSRWLREYLPGLTVRQKWTREEIPLKENDVVLISEDNLPRGKWRIGKVIQTYPGKDDRVRTVKLQTKKGIINRPVQKLHLLEEHKQRVTSENHHEDQADNQFPEVRRVGNDCSSFVGEDVQARVQLTHPYKSRFGRVIRPPKRL, encoded by the coding sequence ATGGCACCCCTACCTGCTGAGCGAGTACAGATAGCACCACCATTCACCAACATTGGTCTAGACTTCACAGGTCCGTTGTACTTGAAAGTAAAAGAAGGTTCCAAGACATCTACTTCAAAAGCCTACATATGTATTTTTATCTGTGAAGATTCCCGTGCAGTCCATTTGGAGCTATTAAACAGTATGACAACTGAGGACTTCTTGCAAGCCTTTCGACGTATGGCTAATCGAAGAGGAATGGCGGAGGTGATTCATTCAGATAATCAGACAACGTTCCACAAGGCCGCAAAGGTTTTTAAGGCATCGACTCAAAGAATGAAATTAGCGAAGATAGACCCAAGCGTTGTAGAAAACAAATTGGCCGACCAAGGCGTAAAGTGGAAGTTTATTACAGAAAGAGCCAGTCATCGAGGAGGTCAGTGGGAAAGAGTATGCCGACAACTCAAGGAACCACTGAGGAAAGTGTTAGGTAGAGCCTTCCTCACTTACACGGAGATGATGACAGTCTTAACAGACATAGAAGCTATGATCAACTCACGTCCCCTCACTTATATTGGTGACGACATCAGAGATGGAAGAATTATTACTCCAGCATTGCTTGCCATTGGAAGAGACTTAGAACGTCTACCAGATAACCCTCCCAGGAAAGCGGACGTGTCGCTCTCGGAACGTTATAGATATCAACAACGACTTCAAAATCACTTTTGGTCCCGTTGGCTGCGAGAATATTTGCCCGGACTCACTGTTCGTCAAAAATGGACAAGAgaagaaattccactgaaagaAAATGACGTCGTTCTGATATCCGAAGATAACCTTCCCAGAGGAAAGTGGAGGATCGGTAAAGTTATACAAACCTATCCCGGAAAAGACGACAGGGTTCGCACCGTGAAGCTCCAAACTAAGAAAGGAATCATTAACAGACCAGTACAGAAGTTACACTTGTTAGAAGAACATAAACAGAGAGTTACCAGTGAGAATCACCATGAAGACCAGGCAGACAATCAGTTTCCCGAGGTCCGAAGAGTAGGAAATGACTGTTCGTCATTCGTGGGGGAGGATGTACAAGCCCGCGTGCAATTGACACATCCGTATAAATCGCGATTTGGACGCGTAATTAGGCCTCCTAAGAGAttataa